A section of the Ciceribacter thiooxidans genome encodes:
- the hisS gene encoding histidine--tRNA ligase, protein MNEKPRKPQKLKARLPRGFVDREAADIRAVNEMVGKIREVYERYGFDPVETPLFEYTDALGKFLPDADRPNEGVFSLQDDDDQWMSLRYDLTAPLARHVAENFQEIQLPYRTYRAGYVFRNEKPGPGRFRQFMQFDADTVGAPGVQADAEMCMMMADTLEALGIKRGDYVIRVNNRKVLDGVMEAIGLGGDENAGRRLTVLRAIDKLDKFGPEGVRLLLGAGRKDESGDFTKGAGLSDMDTYKVLNFLSRGAVLVAPGSPDSAFVNGGARQASLSEPQNMAGVVKGISYDVDETAVGADGVAELALMAELFEAAGYNDGRIRIDASCVRGLEYYTGPVYEAELTFDVTNEKGEKVVFGSVGGGGRYDGLVSRFMGQPVPATGFSIGVSRLMTALKNLGKLGDDEVVAPVLVTVMDGDVESMGRYQRFTQDLRNAGIRAEMYQGNWKKFGNQLKYADRRGAPIAIIQGGDERAQGVVQIKDLIEGKRLSGEITDNAEWREARVAQDVVPEADLVAKVREILEAQAEDRRRAKGI, encoded by the coding sequence ATGAACGAAAAGCCCAGGAAACCGCAGAAGCTGAAGGCCCGCCTGCCGCGTGGCTTCGTCGACCGCGAGGCCGCCGACATCCGCGCCGTCAACGAGATGGTGGGCAAGATCCGCGAGGTCTACGAGCGCTACGGTTTCGATCCGGTCGAGACGCCGCTCTTCGAATATACCGATGCGCTGGGCAAGTTCCTGCCCGATGCCGACCGTCCGAACGAGGGTGTCTTCTCCCTGCAGGACGACGACGACCAGTGGATGAGCCTGCGCTATGACCTGACGGCGCCGCTCGCCCGCCACGTCGCTGAGAATTTCCAGGAAATCCAGCTTCCCTACCGCACCTATCGCGCCGGCTACGTCTTCCGCAACGAGAAGCCGGGCCCGGGCCGCTTCCGCCAGTTCATGCAGTTCGACGCCGACACCGTCGGCGCGCCGGGCGTGCAGGCGGACGCCGAAATGTGCATGATGATGGCCGACACGCTGGAAGCCCTCGGCATCAAGCGTGGCGACTATGTGATCCGGGTGAACAACCGCAAGGTTCTGGACGGGGTCATGGAAGCCATCGGACTTGGCGGCGATGAGAATGCCGGACGGCGGCTGACGGTGCTTCGTGCGATTGACAAACTCGACAAGTTTGGTCCGGAAGGTGTGCGCCTCTTGCTAGGTGCAGGCCGTAAGGATGAGAGCGGTGATTTCACCAAGGGTGCGGGTCTGTCCGACATGGACACCTACAAGGTATTAAATTTTCTATCGCGTGGTGCAGTGCTTGTAGCACCAGGCTCCCCAGACAGTGCTTTTGTTAACGGTGGTGCGCGACAAGCTTCGCTGTCAGAACCGCAGAATATGGCTGGCGTCGTAAAAGGCATTTCGTACGATGTCGATGAAACGGCGGTGGGAGCGGATGGGGTTGCCGAGCTTGCGCTGATGGCAGAATTGTTTGAAGCTGCTGGTTACAATGACGGTCGAATTCGCATTGACGCATCCTGTGTCCGCGGTCTCGAATACTACACCGGCCCGGTCTACGAAGCCGAGCTCACCTTCGACGTCACCAACGAGAAGGGCGAGAAGGTCGTCTTCGGCTCGGTCGGCGGCGGCGGGCGCTATGATGGTCTCGTCTCGCGCTTCATGGGCCAGCCGGTGCCGGCGACGGGCTTTTCGATCGGCGTGTCGCGCTTGATGACGGCCTTGAAGAACCTCGGCAAGCTCGGCGACGACGAGGTGGTCGCGCCGGTTCTCGTCACCGTCATGGACGGCGATGTCGAGAGCATGGGCCGCTACCAGCGCTTCACGCAGGATCTCCGCAATGCCGGAATCCGCGCCGAAATGTACCAGGGCAACTGGAAGAAGTTCGGCAACCAGCTGAAATATGCCGACCGCCGCGGCGCCCCTATTGCCATCATCCAGGGCGGCGACGAGCGGGCGCAAGGCGTCGTGCAGATCAAGGACCTGATCGAGGGCAAGCGCCTCTCCGGCGAGATCACCGACAATGCCGAATGGCGCGAGGCCCGCGTGGCGCAGGATGTCGTGCCGGAAGCCGACCTCGTCGCCAAGGTCCGGGAAATCCTCGAGGCCCAGGCGGAGGACCGCCGGCGGGCGAAGGGTATCTGA
- the groL gene encoding chaperonin GroEL (60 kDa chaperone family; promotes refolding of misfolded polypeptides especially under stressful conditions; forms two stacked rings of heptamers to form a barrel-shaped 14mer; ends can be capped by GroES; misfolded proteins enter the barrel where they are refolded when GroES binds) yields MAAKEIKFGRTAREKMLRGVDILADAVKVTLGPKGRNVIIDKSFGAPRITKDGVSVAKEIELEDKFENMGAQMVREVASKTNDIAGDGTTTATVLAQAIVREGAKAVAAGMNPMDLKRGIDLAVAEVVKDLQAKAKKINTSEEVAQVGTISANGERQIGLDIAEAMQKVGNEGVITVEEAKTAETELEVVEGMQFDRGYLSPYFVTNPEKMIADLEDAYILLHEKKLSNLQAMLPVLEAVVQTGKPLVIIAEDVEGEALATLVVNKLRGGLKIAAVKAPGFGDRRKAMLEDIAILTGGTVISEDLGIKLENVTLDMLGRAKKVSISKENTTIVDGAGQKSDIEGRVGQIKAQIEETTSDYDREKLQERLAKLAGGVAVIRVGGSTEVEVKEKKDRIDDALNATRAAVQEGIVPGGGVALLRSSAKITVKGVNQDQEAGISIVRRALQAPARQIAENAGDEASIVVGKILEKDNDNYGYNAQTGEYGDMIAMGIVDPVKVVRTALQDAASVAGLLVTTEAMIAELPKKDAPAGMPGGMGGMGGMDMM; encoded by the coding sequence ATGGCAGCTAAAGAAATCAAGTTCGGCCGTACTGCGCGCGAAAAGATGCTGCGCGGCGTCGACATCCTCGCCGATGCAGTGAAGGTTACCCTCGGTCCGAAGGGCCGCAACGTCATCATCGACAAGTCCTTCGGCGCTCCGCGCATCACCAAGGACGGCGTTTCGGTCGCCAAGGAAATCGAACTCGAAGACAAGTTCGAGAACATGGGCGCCCAGATGGTCCGCGAAGTCGCTTCGAAGACCAACGACATCGCCGGTGACGGCACCACCACGGCAACCGTTCTCGCCCAGGCCATCGTTCGCGAAGGCGCCAAGGCCGTTGCCGCCGGCATGAACCCGATGGATCTGAAGCGCGGCATCGACCTCGCCGTCGCCGAAGTCGTAAAGGATCTCCAGGCCAAGGCCAAGAAGATCAACACCTCCGAAGAAGTCGCCCAGGTCGGTACCATTTCCGCCAACGGCGAACGCCAGATCGGTCTCGACATTGCCGAAGCAATGCAGAAGGTCGGCAATGAAGGCGTGATCACGGTCGAAGAAGCCAAGACCGCCGAAACCGAACTCGAAGTCGTCGAAGGCATGCAGTTCGACCGCGGCTACCTGTCGCCCTACTTCGTCACCAATCCGGAAAAGATGATCGCCGACCTCGAAGACGCTTACATTCTCCTGCACGAGAAGAAGCTCTCGAACCTCCAGGCGATGCTCCCGGTTCTCGAAGCCGTCGTCCAGACCGGCAAGCCGCTCGTCATCATCGCTGAAGACGTCGAAGGCGAAGCTCTCGCCACCCTCGTCGTCAACAAGCTGCGTGGCGGCCTGAAGATTGCTGCCGTCAAGGCTCCGGGCTTCGGCGATCGCCGCAAGGCCATGCTCGAAGACATCGCGATCCTCACCGGCGGTACGGTCATTTCCGAAGACCTCGGCATCAAGCTCGAGAACGTCACCCTCGACATGCTCGGCCGCGCCAAGAAGGTTTCGATCTCCAAGGAAAACACCACGATCGTCGACGGTGCCGGCCAGAAGTCCGACATCGAAGGCCGCGTCGGCCAGATCAAGGCCCAGATCGAGGAAACCACCTCCGACTACGACCGCGAGAAGCTGCAGGAACGCCTTGCCAAGCTCGCTGGCGGCGTTGCCGTCATCCGCGTCGGCGGCTCGACGGAAGTCGAAGTGAAGGAAAAGAAGGACCGCATCGACGACGCGCTCAACGCGACGCGCGCTGCTGTTCAGGAAGGCATCGTGCCCGGCGGTGGCGTGGCTCTGCTGCGTTCGTCCGCGAAGATCACGGTCAAGGGTGTCAACCAGGACCAGGAAGCCGGCATCAGCATCGTTCGCCGCGCTCTGCAGGCTCCGGCCCGCCAGATCGCCGAGAACGCCGGTGACGAAGCCTCCATCGTGGTCGGCAAGATCCTCGAAAAGGACAACGACAACTACGGCTACAACGCCCAGACCGGCGAATATGGCGACATGATCGCCATGGGTATCGTCGACCCGGTCAAGGTCGTTCGTACCGCCCTGCAGGACGCAGCCTCGGTTGCCGGTCTGCTGGTCACCACCGAAGCCATGATCGCCGAACTGCCGAAGAAGGATGCTCCGGCCGGCATGCCGGGCGGCATGGGCGGCATGGGCGGCATGGACATGATGTGA
- a CDS encoding DoxX family protein, which produces MSNANNLAILLGRVLLSFIFIYSGFGKLADPSATAGMITGAGLPAATALAYLAGAFEFVAGLAVLVGYQTRIAGWLLAAFCVFTGVVFHGSAINVPDFPAAANGWLTVLNQIMMMKNITLAGAYIVLATFGPGAYSLDARRGAYAIA; this is translated from the coding sequence ATGTCAAACGCCAACAACCTGGCCATCCTTCTCGGCCGCGTTCTCTTGTCCTTCATCTTCATCTATTCCGGCTTCGGCAAGCTCGCCGATCCGAGCGCCACGGCCGGCATGATCACCGGGGCCGGCCTGCCTGCTGCCACCGCGCTCGCCTATCTCGCCGGCGCTTTCGAATTCGTCGCCGGCCTTGCCGTCCTCGTCGGCTACCAGACCCGGATCGCCGGCTGGCTGCTCGCCGCCTTCTGCGTCTTCACCGGCGTCGTCTTCCACGGCTCGGCGATCAACGTTCCGGATTTCCCGGCCGCCGCCAACGGCTGGCTGACGGTCCTCAACCAGATCATGATGATGAAGAACATCACGCTTGCAGGTGCCTACATCGTGCTCGCCACCTTCGGCCCGGGCGCCTACTCGCTCGACGCCCGCCGCGGCGCCTACGCGATCGCCTGA
- a CDS encoding YeiH family protein, with the protein MLPLSQPARLLPGIALSVLVSGLAILFEHIEVALSGGHWIESLVLAILLGTGLRSSVRIPPAFDTGIAFSAKILLEVAVVLLGASVSVAEIGAAGVLLVAGIAAVVVLSLGVSYGIGRALGLAPKLATLVACGNSICGNSAIAAAAPVIAAEADDVAAAIAFTAVLGVGAVLLMPALHAAAQLNDLQFGIFAGLTVYAVPQVLAATASAGLVSTHAGTVVKLIRVLMLGPVLLALGALGNGAGGRVSLRHVAPWFIAGFAAMMALRSAGAIPAVLLGPIADVSDLLTTVAMAGLGLTVDVRSVARSGGRVILAATASLLALCVLSLVLLALLAVN; encoded by the coding sequence ATGCTCCCGCTTTCCCAACCTGCCCGCCTCCTGCCGGGCATCGCCCTTTCGGTTCTCGTTTCCGGCCTCGCCATCCTCTTCGAACATATCGAGGTCGCGCTTTCCGGCGGGCACTGGATCGAGAGCCTGGTGCTCGCCATCCTGCTCGGCACGGGCTTGCGCTCGTCCGTCCGTATCCCGCCCGCCTTCGATACCGGCATCGCCTTCAGCGCCAAGATCCTGCTCGAAGTGGCCGTGGTGCTGCTCGGCGCCTCGGTCAGCGTCGCCGAGATCGGTGCGGCCGGCGTTCTGTTGGTCGCCGGGATCGCCGCCGTCGTGGTGCTCTCGCTTGGCGTCAGCTACGGGATCGGACGGGCGCTCGGGCTTGCCCCGAAACTCGCCACGCTCGTGGCCTGCGGCAACTCGATCTGTGGCAATTCGGCGATTGCGGCCGCCGCCCCCGTGATCGCGGCGGAGGCCGACGATGTCGCCGCGGCGATTGCTTTCACCGCAGTACTCGGTGTCGGAGCCGTTCTCCTGATGCCGGCGCTGCACGCTGCGGCGCAACTCAACGACCTGCAATTCGGCATCTTCGCCGGCCTCACCGTCTATGCCGTGCCGCAGGTGCTGGCGGCGACCGCCTCGGCCGGTCTCGTCAGCACCCATGCCGGTACGGTGGTCAAACTGATCCGCGTGCTGATGCTCGGACCGGTGCTGCTGGCGCTCGGAGCCCTGGGGAACGGCGCGGGTGGCAGGGTTTCCCTCCGCCACGTCGCGCCCTGGTTTATCGCGGGCTTTGCCGCAATGATGGCGCTGCGTTCGGCCGGCGCGATCCCGGCCGTTCTCCTCGGGCCGATCGCCGACGTGTCGGACCTGCTCACCACCGTCGCCATGGCCGGGCTGGGGCTGACCGTCGACGTGCGTTCCGTCGCCCGCTCCGGCGGCAGGGTTATCCTCGCTGCGACCGCCTCACTTCTTGCGCTCTGTGTCCTCAGCCTGGTTCTGCTTGCGCTTCTCGCGGTCAACTGA
- the hisG gene encoding ATP phosphoribosyltransferase, producing MTITIALPSKGRMKDDASAIFEKAGMKIVAVGNDRSYRGRVEGLDDVEIAFLSASEISREIGAGTVDFGITGEDLIREGLAEADKRVEICARLGFGHADVVVAVPEIWLDVDSMADLGDVAADFRTRHGRRLTIATKYWRLTQQFFSSQHGIQLYRIVESLGATEGAPAAGQADIIVDITSTGSTLRANHLKILSDGVILKSEACLVRARKPEHERNPRLGEIVSAVRAALG from the coding sequence ATGACAATCACCATCGCACTCCCCTCCAAGGGCCGGATGAAGGACGACGCCTCGGCGATCTTCGAGAAGGCCGGCATGAAGATCGTCGCCGTCGGCAACGACCGGTCCTATCGCGGCCGTGTCGAAGGCTTGGACGACGTCGAGATCGCCTTCCTCTCGGCCTCGGAGATTTCCCGCGAGATCGGCGCCGGAACCGTCGACTTCGGCATCACCGGCGAGGACTTGATCCGCGAGGGTCTGGCGGAAGCCGACAAGCGCGTCGAGATCTGCGCCCGCTTGGGCTTCGGCCATGCCGATGTCGTCGTCGCCGTGCCTGAAATCTGGCTCGACGTCGACAGCATGGCCGACCTCGGAGACGTCGCCGCCGATTTTCGCACCCGCCACGGCCGGCGGCTCACCATCGCGACGAAATACTGGCGGCTGACGCAGCAGTTCTTCTCGAGCCAGCACGGCATCCAGCTCTACCGCATCGTCGAAAGCCTCGGCGCGACGGAAGGGGCTCCCGCCGCCGGCCAGGCCGATATCATCGTCGACATCACCTCGACGGGTTCGACGCTGCGCGCCAACCACCTGAAGATCCTCTCCGACGGCGTGATCCTGAAATCCGAGGCTTGTCTCGTCCGCGCCAGAAAGCCGGAACACGAGCGCAATCCCCGGCTCGGCGAGATCGTTTCGGCGGTCCGCGCCGCGCTCGGCTGA
- the groES gene encoding co-chaperone GroES: MANTKFRPLHDRVVVRRVESEEKTKGGIIIPDTAKEKPAEGEIVAVGPGARDEHGKVVALDVKVGDRVLFGKWSGTEVKLDGVDLLIMKEADIMGIIG; encoded by the coding sequence ATGGCAAACACCAAATTCCGTCCGCTTCATGACCGCGTCGTCGTTCGCCGCGTGGAATCCGAAGAAAAGACCAAGGGCGGGATCATCATTCCCGACACCGCCAAGGAAAAGCCCGCTGAAGGCGAAATCGTCGCCGTCGGCCCCGGCGCCCGCGACGAACACGGCAAGGTCGTTGCGCTCGACGTCAAGGTCGGCGATCGCGTCCTGTTCGGCAAGTGGTCCGGCACCGAAGTCAAGCTCGACGGCGTAGACCTTCTCATCATGAAGGAAGCCGACATCATGGGCATCATCGGCTGA
- a CDS encoding TIGR01459 family HAD-type hydrolase has translation MPEHISSLSDVSDRYDVILCDVWGVLHNGVDAFPSASEALTEARGKGLSVVLITNSPRPSPGVISQLKTIGVADTAYDRIVTSGDVTRKLIAEGPSKVFFLGPDRDLSLLDGLHVEAVAQDAAQAIVCTGFFDDETEVPEDYHDMLTAFSARGIPLICANPDLIVERGARMIPCAGAVAAYYEQLGGTTRIAGKPHRPIYEAALAAAREQRGADFPVSRVLAIGDGLPTDVRGALDAGLDLLYVSGGIHAGEYTVSGRTDEAILKAYLAREKVAPKWWLQRLA, from the coding sequence ATGCCCGAACACATTTCCAGCTTGAGCGACGTCAGCGACCGTTACGACGTGATCCTCTGCGACGTCTGGGGCGTGCTGCACAACGGCGTCGATGCCTTTCCCTCGGCCTCGGAAGCGCTGACGGAGGCACGCGGCAAGGGCTTGTCCGTCGTGCTGATCACCAATTCCCCGCGTCCTTCGCCCGGTGTCATCAGCCAGTTGAAGACTATCGGCGTCGCCGATACGGCCTATGACCGGATCGTCACCTCCGGCGACGTGACCCGCAAGCTGATCGCCGAGGGTCCGTCGAAGGTGTTCTTCCTCGGCCCGGACCGCGATCTCTCGCTGCTGGACGGCCTGCACGTCGAGGCGGTCGCGCAGGACGCGGCGCAAGCGATCGTCTGCACCGGCTTCTTCGACGACGAGACCGAGGTGCCGGAAGACTATCACGACATGCTGACGGCCTTCTCCGCCCGTGGGATCCCGCTCATCTGCGCCAATCCGGACCTGATCGTCGAGCGCGGCGCGCGGATGATCCCGTGCGCCGGCGCGGTCGCCGCCTATTACGAGCAGCTCGGCGGCACGACGCGGATCGCCGGCAAGCCGCACCGCCCGATATACGAGGCCGCCCTTGCCGCCGCCCGCGAGCAGCGCGGCGCCGACTTCCCCGTTTCGCGGGTGCTGGCGATCGGCGACGGCCTGCCGACCGATGTGCGCGGCGCGCTCGATGCCGGGCTCGACCTTCTCTACGTGAGCGGCGGCATCCATGCGGGTGAATACACCGTCAGCGGCCGCACCGACGAGGCGATCCTGAAGGCCTATCTCGCCCGCGAGAAGGTGGCGCCGAAGTGGTGGCTGCAGAGGCTCGCCTGA
- a CDS encoding GyrI-like domain-containing protein: MIELVELPELVVIGIAVEGRFEDLSRVVPDAWNRLFDADTGATAFLEVSTGSGDGVYRELVGFMAATATEVPEGMTRLVVPSQRYLRLVHNGPLAEIYKGFSMLYAHADRRRLRTTEFKLDFGYAPGLPDAPHELHVALAPATLSLA, from the coding sequence ATGATCGAGCTTGTCGAACTGCCGGAACTCGTCGTTATCGGAATTGCCGTGGAAGGACGCTTCGAGGATCTTTCGCGGGTGGTGCCGGACGCCTGGAACCGCCTCTTCGACGCCGACACCGGAGCGACGGCCTTCCTCGAGGTCTCGACCGGCAGCGGAGACGGCGTCTACCGCGAACTCGTCGGTTTCATGGCCGCCACGGCGACGGAAGTGCCCGAAGGCATGACGAGGCTCGTCGTGCCGTCGCAGCGCTATCTCCGGCTCGTGCACAACGGCCCGCTCGCCGAAATCTATAAGGGCTTTTCCATGCTCTATGCCCATGCCGACCGCCGGCGTCTCCGCACCACCGAATTCAAGCTCGACTTCGGCTATGCCCCCGGCCTTCCGGATGCACCGCACGAGCTGCACGTGGCGCTGGCGCCGGCGACGCTTTCGCTCGCCTGA
- a CDS encoding ATP phosphoribosyltransferase regulatory subunit, translating to MPLINMPDFAADILDEFAGRGTVRVDTPVIQPAEPFLDMAGEDLRRRIFLTENERGTSLCLRPEFTIPVCLRHIETATGTPKRYAYLGEVFRQRREGGNEFYQAGIEDLGDTAIARADARAIGDAWGVLARLLPQRGLAVVLGDQAVFEAVVKALGLPGGWQKRLIHAFGNSEQIEQLLRKLASPNHVQGLDPVVADLVANGDEAALIAHIDTTMQATGYSTNASRSPVEIAARLNEKLALAETRLDVAALLLLREFLSLELPLSEASGALAGFADAAGLSLGPALSRFDERVASLADAGLDLTKITYRAAFGRPLDYYTGLVFEIAAEGSPAVLAGGGRFDRLLTLLGAESHIPAVGFSLWLDRIEAARVSK from the coding sequence ATGCCCCTGATCAACATGCCGGACTTCGCCGCCGACATCCTTGACGAGTTCGCCGGCCGCGGCACGGTGCGGGTCGACACGCCGGTCATCCAGCCGGCCGAGCCCTTTCTCGACATGGCCGGCGAGGACCTTCGCCGGCGTATCTTCCTGACCGAGAACGAGCGGGGCACGAGCCTCTGCCTCCGGCCGGAATTCACCATTCCCGTCTGTCTCCGCCACATCGAGACGGCGACCGGCACGCCGAAGCGCTATGCCTATCTCGGCGAAGTCTTCCGCCAGCGCCGCGAGGGCGGCAACGAATTCTACCAGGCCGGCATCGAAGACCTCGGCGATACCGCGATCGCTCGCGCCGATGCCCGTGCGATCGGCGATGCCTGGGGCGTGCTCGCCCGCCTTCTGCCGCAGCGAGGCCTTGCGGTCGTGCTCGGTGACCAGGCGGTGTTCGAGGCGGTGGTCAAGGCGCTCGGCCTGCCCGGTGGCTGGCAGAAGCGGCTGATCCACGCCTTCGGCAACAGCGAGCAGATCGAGCAGCTGTTGCGCAAGCTTGCGAGCCCCAACCATGTGCAGGGTCTCGATCCCGTGGTCGCGGACCTTGTGGCGAACGGCGACGAGGCGGCACTGATCGCCCATATCGACACCACCATGCAGGCGACCGGCTATTCCACCAATGCCAGCCGCTCGCCGGTCGAGATCGCCGCGCGGCTCAACGAGAAGCTGGCGCTCGCCGAGACGCGGCTCGACGTCGCCGCACTGCTGCTGCTGCGTGAATTCCTGTCGCTCGAACTGCCGCTTTCGGAGGCCTCCGGCGCGCTCGCCGGTTTCGCCGATGCGGCGGGGTTGTCGCTCGGGCCGGCGCTGTCGCGCTTCGACGAACGGGTCGCCTCGCTTGCTGACGCCGGGCTCGACCTGACGAAGATCACCTACCGCGCCGCCTTCGGGCGCCCGCTCGACTACTATACCGGCCTCGTCTTCGAGATCGCCGCCGAGGGTTCGCCGGCCGTGCTCGCCGGCGGCGGTCGCTTCGACCGGCTGCTGACGCTGCTCGGTGCGGAAAGCCATATCCCGGCCGTCGGCTTCTCGCTGTGGCTCGACCGGATCGAGGCGGCGAGGGTTTCCAAATGA
- the chrA gene encoding chromate efflux transporter: protein MEAATDWTETPRPTFSELVSAFATIGVLSFGGPAAQIGLMHRIAVDEKRWISEERFLHALNYCMLLPGPEAQQLATYIGWLLHGVRGGMVAGLLFVLPGLAVIVGLSAAYALYQETTWLAGLFFGLKAAVLAIVVEAVIRIGRRALKNRFHRLVALVAFLSLFLFSVPFPLVVLIAGLAGFLVARAGPAVPASITEALMSEERRMPAGGFLSGRSLLVLLFWVAVWQAPLLLLSTGVLGGAFSDVFAFFSKMALVTFGGAYAVLAYVAQVAVGTHHWLNPGEMLDGLALAETTPGPLVLVLSFVGFLAGYRDPGMVGAVPGGVLGALLTAWATFVPSFIWIFAGAPHIERLRGNRPLTGALSAITAAVVGVILNLAVWFALHVLFAEVRHFVFWRGFGGEGLGGAPGAFSVSISLPDVTTLDPAAFAISLLSAILIFRFRFGIGRVLLVAAALGLALRFFIS from the coding sequence TTGGAAGCCGCGACAGATTGGACGGAAACGCCGCGGCCGACATTTTCCGAGCTCGTCTCGGCCTTCGCGACGATCGGCGTCCTGAGCTTCGGCGGGCCTGCTGCACAGATCGGCCTTATGCACCGCATCGCCGTCGACGAGAAGCGGTGGATTTCCGAGGAGCGTTTCCTGCACGCACTGAACTATTGCATGCTGCTGCCGGGGCCTGAGGCGCAGCAGCTCGCGACCTATATCGGCTGGCTGCTGCACGGGGTTCGCGGCGGCATGGTCGCCGGCCTTCTCTTCGTGCTGCCGGGTCTTGCCGTGATCGTCGGCCTGTCGGCTGCCTACGCGCTCTATCAGGAAACGACCTGGCTCGCCGGCCTGTTCTTCGGCTTGAAGGCGGCCGTGCTGGCGATCGTCGTCGAGGCAGTCATCCGCATCGGCCGCCGGGCGTTGAAGAACCGCTTCCACCGCCTCGTCGCGCTCGTGGCTTTCCTCTCCCTTTTCCTGTTCTCAGTGCCGTTTCCGCTGGTGGTGTTGATCGCCGGTCTCGCTGGCTTCCTCGTCGCACGTGCCGGGCCGGCTGTTCCGGCGTCCATTACGGAAGCCCTCATGTCGGAGGAACGCCGTATGCCGGCCGGCGGATTTCTCTCGGGCCGAAGCCTGCTCGTGCTCCTGTTCTGGGTCGCGGTCTGGCAGGCGCCGCTTCTCCTGCTCTCGACCGGCGTCCTCGGCGGCGCTTTCTCCGACGTCTTCGCCTTCTTCTCGAAGATGGCGCTCGTCACCTTCGGCGGCGCCTATGCCGTGCTCGCCTATGTCGCGCAGGTGGCGGTCGGAACGCACCACTGGCTGAACCCCGGAGAAATGCTCGACGGACTGGCGCTCGCCGAGACGACGCCGGGGCCGCTGGTCCTCGTGCTCTCCTTCGTCGGCTTCCTCGCAGGCTATCGCGATCCCGGCATGGTCGGGGCCGTTCCGGGCGGGGTGCTCGGCGCGCTGCTCACCGCCTGGGCTACCTTCGTGCCGAGCTTCATCTGGATCTTCGCCGGTGCCCCCCATATCGAACGGCTGCGCGGCAACCGGCCGCTGACCGGAGCGCTTTCGGCGATCACCGCCGCCGTGGTGGGCGTCATCCTCAATCTCGCCGTCTGGTTCGCCCTGCACGTCCTTTTCGCCGAGGTGCGCCATTTCGTGTTCTGGCGAGGCTTCGGAGGAGAGGGGCTCGGCGGTGCGCCGGGCGCCTTCTCCGTTTCGATCAGCTTGCCGGATGTGACGACGCTTGATCCCGCAGCCTTCGCCATATCGCTTCTTTCGGCCATTCTCATCTTCCGCTTCAGGTTCGGCATCGGCCGGGTGCTTCTCGTGGCGGCCGCGCTCGGCCTCGCCCTGCGGTTCTTCATTTCCTGA
- a CDS encoding LysR family transcriptional regulator: MTFEQLSIFVAVAEREHLTRAAEALRLTPSAVSAAIRNLEAFYRVALFHRVGRRIELTEEGRQFLEEARAVLRRVRSAEQTLAELGGLMRGTLVVEASQTVASYWLPPVLMRFHHAHPGVSLKFTLGNTTSVTAAVLEGRADIGFVEGVVDEPALTVARLIDDAILVVTAPDHPWADGRPLTPRDLVDGSDWVMREAGSGTRAAFEAAIAARGVDPADLKVVLELPSNEAVLSAVRTGGSATVVAGVAARCFVDAARLARANFTLPPRAFSVLRHKERRVSRAADALERLAREAAASPAAE; the protein is encoded by the coding sequence ATGACCTTCGAACAGCTTTCCATCTTCGTCGCGGTCGCCGAACGCGAGCACCTGACCCGCGCCGCGGAAGCCCTGAGGCTGACGCCGTCGGCCGTCAGCGCCGCGATCCGCAATCTCGAGGCTTTCTATCGTGTCGCTCTGTTCCACCGGGTCGGACGGCGGATCGAACTCACCGAAGAGGGGCGGCAGTTCCTGGAGGAGGCCCGCGCGGTGTTGCGCCGCGTGCGCTCCGCCGAACAGACGCTTGCCGAACTCGGCGGCCTCATGCGCGGCACGCTCGTCGTCGAGGCGAGCCAGACGGTCGCGAGCTACTGGCTGCCGCCGGTGCTGATGCGCTTTCATCACGCCCACCCCGGCGTGAGCCTCAAGTTCACCCTCGGCAACACGACATCGGTCACCGCGGCGGTGCTGGAAGGCAGGGCCGATATCGGCTTCGTCGAGGGCGTGGTCGATGAGCCGGCGCTCACTGTCGCGCGCCTCATCGACGATGCGATCCTTGTCGTTACGGCGCCAGACCACCCCTGGGCGGACGGCAGGCCGCTCACGCCGCGGGATCTGGTGGACGGTTCCGACTGGGTGATGCGGGAGGCGGGCTCCGGCACCCGTGCGGCCTTCGAAGCGGCGATCGCCGCACGCGGCGTCGACCCGGCGGACCTGAAAGTGGTGCTGGAGCTGCCCTCCAACGAGGCGGTGCTGTCGGCCGTCCGTACCGGCGGCAGTGCGACCGTCGTCGCCGGGGTTGCTGCGCGGTGCTTTGTCGATGCGGCGCGGCTCGCGCGGGCGAATTTCACGCTGCCGCCGCGCGCCTTTTCCGTCCTCCGCCACAAGGAGCGTCGCGTGAGCCGGGCGGCCGATGCGCTCGAAAGGCTCGCCCGCGAGGCCGCCGCTTCGCCGGCCGCGGAATAA